One genomic region from Bufo bufo chromosome 3, aBufBuf1.1, whole genome shotgun sequence encodes:
- the LOC120993572 gene encoding gastrula zinc finger protein XlCGF17.1-like — MGVISLYNEEGEFLKGDEILHLFPECEDWMRGFQRCLKLPPSHKVEDNHPQIVNNRTGYRLGEMSASSQSGKHFEDKSYLYMHKKIHKDERPFPCSEYEKVVNTKAYIVEYQRIHTGEKLIPCPECGKRFKSKNDIMIHLKTHTGEKTNCSSECGKTFTQKSHLVQHLRTHTGVKPYLCTECGKCFSEKSSLIKHQKTHTGEKPFSCSECEKCFSQKSNLTGHQRIHTREKPYSCPECGKCFYRKSHLHIHQRTHTGEKPYPCPKCEKWFAEKTSFNRHQKAHTGEKPFSCPECGESFTDKPRLIKHQRTHTGEKPFSCPECEKCFSDKSNLVKHQRIHTGEKPYSCVECGICFSQKSSIVRHQRIHTKEKPY; from the exons GTGAAGACTGGATGAGAGGCTTCCAAAGATGCCTAAAGTTACCTCCCTCTCATAAAGTAGAAGATAATCATCCACAGATTGTCAATAATAGAACTGGATATAGACTGGGTGAGATGTCTGCGAGTTCTCAAAGTGGAAAACATTTTGAAGATAAATCTTATCTTTATATGCACAAGAAAATTCACAAGGATGAAAGGCCATTTCCATGTTCAGAATATGAGAAAGTTGTTAATACAAAAGCATATATTGTTGaatatcagagaattcacacaggagagaagctgattccATGTCCAGAATGCGGGAAGCGTTTTAAGAGTAAGAATGATATTATGATACATCtgaaaactcacacaggagaaaagacaAATTGCTCCTCAGAATGTGGAAAAACTTTTACtcaaaaatcacatcttgttcaaC AtctaagaactcacacaggagtgaagccatatttatgtactgaatgtggtaaatgttttagtgagaaatcaagtcttattaaacatcagaaaactcacacgggagagaagccattttcatgttctgaatgtgagaaatgttttagtcagaaatcaaatcttactggacatcagagaattcacacaagagagaagccatattcatgtcctgaatgtgggaaatgtttttatcGGAAATCACATCTTCAtatacatcagagaactcacacaggagagaaaccatatccaTGTCCTAAATGTGAGAAATGGTTTGCTGAGAAAACTAGTTTTAATAGACATCAGAAAgctcatacaggagagaagccattttcatgtcctgaatgtggggagAGTTTTACTGACAAACCAAGACTtattaaacatcagagaactcatacaggagagaagccattttcatgtcctgaatgtgagaaatgttttagtgataaatcaaatcttgttaaacatcagagaattcacacaggggagaagccatattcatgtgttGAATGTGGCATATGTTTTAGTCAAAAATCAAGtattgttagacatcagagaattcacacaaaaGAGAAGCCATATTAA